The following are from one region of the Archangium lipolyticum genome:
- a CDS encoding UDP-glucose dehydrogenase family protein, whose product MHLAVIGTGYVGLVAGVGFADIGNDVTCVDVDASKIERLKRGEVPIYEPGLDTLLAANAKAGRLTFSTDIAAAIRAAEVVIIAVGTPPAADGSADLSAVFAVAETIGKNLNGFKVVVTKSTVPVGTADRIEEIIRRYAEQPFGVASNPEFLKEGAAIEDFMKPDRVVIGSNNARALEVLRSLYTPLVRTSEDIHTMDARSAELTKYAANAMLATRISFMNDLAVLSEKLGADIERVRKAVGADPRVGPKFLYPGVGFGGSCFPKDISALQHIGRSVGHELEVVRAVESVNKRQKRLLFEKLRRHLDGALEGRTVAVWGLAFKPQTDDIREAPALVLIHELLEAGARVRAHDPEAMDNVRALLGDRITYCEDMYQAAEGADALALVTEWREYRQPDFERVKRLMKTPALLDGRNIWSPQELRALGFWYTGIGRP is encoded by the coding sequence ATGCATCTTGCTGTCATTGGAACGGGTTATGTCGGCCTCGTGGCCGGCGTGGGATTCGCCGACATCGGGAACGACGTCACCTGCGTGGACGTGGATGCGTCCAAGATCGAGCGCCTGAAGCGCGGTGAGGTCCCCATCTACGAGCCCGGGCTCGACACCCTCCTGGCCGCCAACGCGAAGGCCGGACGCCTGACGTTCTCGACCGACATCGCCGCGGCGATCCGCGCCGCCGAGGTCGTCATCATCGCCGTGGGCACGCCGCCCGCGGCGGACGGTTCCGCCGATCTGTCCGCGGTGTTCGCGGTGGCCGAGACGATCGGCAAGAACCTGAACGGCTTCAAGGTGGTGGTCACCAAGAGCACCGTGCCGGTGGGCACCGCCGATCGCATCGAGGAGATCATCCGCCGCTATGCGGAGCAGCCCTTCGGCGTCGCGTCGAATCCGGAGTTCTTGAAGGAGGGAGCGGCGATCGAGGACTTCATGAAGCCCGATCGCGTGGTGATCGGCTCGAACAACGCGCGAGCGCTCGAGGTGCTGCGGAGCCTGTACACCCCGCTCGTGCGCACGAGCGAGGACATCCACACGATGGACGCGCGCTCGGCCGAGCTGACGAAGTACGCGGCCAACGCGATGCTCGCCACGCGCATCTCGTTCATGAACGACCTGGCGGTGCTCAGCGAGAAGCTGGGCGCGGACATCGAGCGGGTGCGCAAGGCGGTGGGGGCGGATCCGCGCGTGGGCCCGAAGTTCCTGTACCCGGGAGTGGGCTTCGGCGGCTCATGCTTCCCCAAGGACATCTCGGCGCTGCAGCACATCGGGCGGAGCGTGGGACACGAGCTCGAGGTGGTGCGCGCGGTCGAGTCCGTGAACAAGCGGCAGAAGCGGCTGCTGTTCGAGAAGCTCCGCCGTCACCTGGATGGAGCGCTCGAGGGCCGGACGGTGGCGGTGTGGGGGCTCGCCTTCAAGCCGCAGACCGACGACATCCGCGAGGCGCCCGCGCTGGTGCTGATCCACGAGCTGCTCGAGGCCGGGGCCAGGGTGCGCGCGCACGATCCGGAGGCCATGGACAACGTGCGGGCGCTGCTCGGGGACCGCATCACGTATTGCGAGGACATGTACCAGGCGGCCGAGGGTGCCGACGCCCTCGCGCTCGTCACCGAGTGGCGGGAGTACCGGCAGCCGGACTTCGAACGCGTCAAACGCCTCATGAAGACCCCCGCGCTGCTCGACGGCCGCAACATCTGGAGTCCCCAGGAGCTGCGCGCGCTCGGCTTCTGGTACACCGGCATCGGGAGGCCATAA
- a CDS encoding serine/threonine-protein kinase translates to MSQARPVDEGMGVPTDPDRAQDASGIGDAPTLRASSSSCLEPPPPGHLLPVVDPAHYAIEGELAHGGIGRILRARDLRLGRPVALKQMLSPSPEAESRFMTEAFVTARLQHPAIVPVHEAGRWPDGELFYSMKLVSGRSLADVVSECKTLEARLALLPHVLAVAEAIAYAHSERIIHRDLKPANILVGGFGETVVIDWGLAKDLSRAEHTASTDAPVPVGAAMDGAMTRVGTVMGTPAYMPPEQAAGQPVDERADVYALGAILYHLLAGSRPYDGTTSDQVLARVMKGPPPPLASIQDCIPGDLLAIVTKAMARNPADRYATAREMAEDLRRFQTGQIVGAYQYSRMELLRRFVRRYRATVMVTAVALVLLAALGAESFRQVRAERDDAQEARRQAQAQSDELLLTQARDMVDEAPNDSLDSLRQLSPGFEKWSVARTIAANAQAQGFARVLRGHTQHVNDIAFTADGRYLVSASDDRTLRVWDLELGREHRVLHGHSDEVWRIRMLPEGQGFISSDKDGVLLQWNPNARDGKVAVKVFPSLPGPVSALTVGCQGRCLLAASQSDDVLHRWDLATGETRTFHTGVQGIEELLVSPSGSWVFVRGHRNALSALGDVETGSFQVLKQARPIVGGFSADGRLFTVDMRGELHAWKPGTTEGQLLARNLGIGTALAFIPGTSWVAIGTQEGVIRLLDSATGQTRELHHHEGLVNSLDVTSDGRYLASASADRTAVLWELATGEPRVLRGPRQQAHLVLFSPDDRRLAVASYTGQVRVFSMEAKLHRVLTAGSDPQVSLLLSSEGQRMASLSEQGVLRLLEASSGKPLLEAPGFAPGAMSFSQDGQWLAAGGLDGRLHLFASATGKEWPLPPRHEARVTAVAFSRDGQRLATADENGEVRLWEPASGKEHRLGAHGGKVWQLAFSPDGEHLASAGEDKEVGLWDVTTGGFRSLLGHQDAVRAVAFSPKGDLLVTGGMDQLVIFWEVRSGQRRRQESSGGGVLELSYSPLGDVVASRNQKDGRVMLWDGRTGEPRPLPRGHQGDVLDLAFSPDGTRLASASLDKTVRLWDLATGESRALRGHMGQVEAVAFFPDGKTLASTGQDGSIRLWPDELPWTPEELRAWLMSFTSDEPPAGSWH, encoded by the coding sequence ATGAGCCAGGCCAGACCCGTGGATGAGGGGATGGGTGTACCCACCGACCCCGACCGCGCTCAGGACGCCTCCGGCATCGGGGATGCGCCCACGCTGCGGGCGTCCTCTTCCTCGTGTCTGGAGCCACCTCCGCCAGGTCACCTGCTGCCCGTGGTGGACCCCGCGCACTACGCCATCGAGGGGGAGCTCGCGCACGGCGGCATCGGCCGCATCCTCCGCGCCAGGGATCTGCGGCTCGGCCGGCCCGTGGCCCTCAAGCAGATGCTCTCGCCCTCGCCGGAGGCCGAGTCCCGCTTCATGACCGAGGCGTTCGTCACCGCCCGTCTGCAACACCCCGCCATCGTGCCGGTGCACGAGGCGGGACGCTGGCCGGACGGCGAGCTCTTCTACTCGATGAAGCTCGTCTCCGGACGCTCGCTGGCGGACGTCGTCTCCGAGTGCAAGACGTTGGAGGCGCGGCTGGCCCTGTTGCCCCACGTGCTCGCGGTGGCCGAGGCCATCGCCTACGCGCACTCCGAGCGCATCATCCACCGGGACCTCAAGCCGGCCAACATCCTGGTGGGAGGGTTCGGCGAGACGGTGGTCATCGACTGGGGTCTGGCCAAGGATCTCTCGCGCGCGGAGCACACGGCGTCCACGGATGCCCCCGTCCCCGTGGGGGCCGCCATGGACGGCGCCATGACCCGGGTCGGCACGGTGATGGGGACACCCGCGTACATGCCTCCGGAGCAGGCCGCGGGCCAGCCCGTGGACGAGCGCGCCGACGTCTACGCCCTGGGGGCCATCCTCTACCACCTGCTCGCGGGCTCCCGTCCCTACGATGGGACGACCTCGGATCAGGTGCTGGCGCGGGTGATGAAGGGCCCACCGCCACCCCTGGCCAGCATCCAGGACTGCATCCCGGGGGATCTGCTGGCCATCGTGACCAAGGCGATGGCGCGCAACCCCGCCGATCGCTACGCCACCGCGCGCGAGATGGCGGAGGATCTGCGGCGCTTCCAGACGGGACAGATCGTCGGAGCCTACCAGTACTCGCGGATGGAGCTGCTGCGCCGCTTCGTGCGGCGCTACCGGGCCACGGTGATGGTCACGGCGGTGGCCCTGGTGCTGCTCGCCGCCCTGGGCGCGGAGAGCTTCCGCCAGGTCAGGGCCGAGCGGGATGACGCCCAGGAGGCCCGGCGGCAGGCGCAGGCCCAGTCCGACGAGCTCCTGTTGACCCAGGCGCGGGACATGGTGGATGAGGCGCCCAACGATTCTCTCGACTCGCTGCGGCAGCTCTCGCCCGGCTTCGAGAAGTGGTCGGTGGCGCGGACGATCGCGGCCAATGCCCAGGCCCAGGGTTTCGCCCGGGTGCTGCGCGGCCACACCCAGCACGTCAACGACATCGCCTTCACGGCCGATGGCAGGTATCTCGTCTCCGCCAGCGACGATCGCACGCTGCGTGTCTGGGACCTCGAGCTGGGCAGGGAACACCGGGTCCTGCACGGTCACTCCGACGAGGTGTGGAGGATCCGGATGCTCCCGGAGGGCCAGGGCTTCATCTCCAGCGACAAGGATGGAGTCCTGCTCCAGTGGAACCCCAACGCCAGGGACGGCAAGGTCGCGGTCAAGGTCTTCCCATCCCTCCCGGGTCCCGTCTCGGCGCTCACGGTAGGTTGTCAGGGCCGGTGCCTGCTCGCCGCCTCCCAGAGTGATGACGTGCTGCACCGCTGGGACCTGGCCACGGGTGAGACCCGCACGTTCCACACGGGTGTCCAGGGCATCGAGGAGCTGTTGGTCTCGCCGTCCGGCTCCTGGGTGTTCGTGCGAGGCCATCGCAACGCCCTCTCGGCCCTGGGAGACGTGGAGACGGGTTCCTTCCAGGTGTTGAAGCAGGCCCGCCCCATCGTGGGGGGGTTCTCCGCGGATGGCCGCCTCTTCACGGTGGACATGCGGGGAGAGCTCCACGCCTGGAAGCCGGGAACCACCGAGGGACAGCTGCTCGCACGCAACCTCGGCATCGGGACGGCGCTCGCCTTCATCCCGGGTACCTCCTGGGTGGCGATCGGTACCCAGGAGGGGGTGATCCGGCTGCTCGACTCCGCCACCGGCCAGACGCGGGAGCTCCACCACCACGAGGGGCTCGTCAACAGCCTGGACGTCACCTCGGATGGCCGCTACCTGGCCTCGGCCAGCGCCGACCGGACCGCGGTCCTCTGGGAACTGGCGACCGGAGAGCCCCGCGTGCTGCGCGGGCCCCGGCAACAAGCCCACCTCGTCCTGTTCTCCCCGGATGACCGGCGGCTGGCCGTTGCCAGCTACACCGGGCAGGTGCGCGTGTTCTCCATGGAGGCGAAGCTCCACCGTGTGCTCACGGCGGGTTCCGACCCCCAGGTCTCGCTACTGCTCTCCTCCGAAGGCCAGCGGATGGCTTCGCTGTCCGAGCAGGGAGTCCTGCGGCTCCTCGAGGCCTCCTCGGGGAAACCCCTGCTGGAGGCGCCCGGCTTCGCCCCGGGCGCGATGAGCTTCTCCCAGGATGGCCAGTGGCTGGCCGCCGGTGGACTCGATGGACGGCTCCACCTGTTCGCCTCCGCCACCGGGAAGGAGTGGCCACTCCCGCCAAGACATGAGGCCCGCGTCACGGCGGTTGCCTTCTCGCGGGATGGACAGCGGCTCGCCACGGCGGATGAGAACGGAGAGGTGCGGCTGTGGGAGCCCGCCTCGGGGAAGGAACACCGTCTCGGAGCACACGGAGGGAAGGTGTGGCAGCTCGCGTTCTCACCCGACGGCGAGCACCTTGCCTCCGCGGGCGAGGACAAGGAAGTGGGGCTGTGGGACGTGACCACGGGCGGGTTCCGGAGTCTGCTCGGTCATCAGGACGCCGTGCGCGCCGTGGCCTTCTCCCCGAAGGGCGATCTGCTCGTCACGGGCGGAATGGATCAGCTCGTGATCTTCTGGGAGGTGCGAAGTGGCCAACGCCGCCGCCAGGAGTCGAGTGGGGGAGGCGTGCTGGAGCTGAGCTACTCGCCGCTGGGGGATGTGGTGGCCAGCCGCAACCAGAAGGATGGCCGCGTCATGCTCTGGGACGGACGAACGGGAGAGCCGCGCCCCTTGCCGCGAGGGCACCAGGGCGATGTCCTGGACCTCGCCTTCTCGCCGGATGGAACGCGCCTGGCCTCGGCGAGCCTGGACAAGACCGTGCGGCTGTGGGACCTGGCCACCGGGGAGAGCCGTGCACTGCGAGGCCACATGGGGCAGGTGGAGGCGGTGGCCTTCTTCCCGGACGGCAAGACGCTCGCGTCCACGGGGCAGGACGGTAGCATCCGGCTCTGGCCGGACGAGCTGCCCTGGACGCCGGAGGAGCTGCGCGCCTGGCTGATGTCCTTCACGAGCGACGAGCCGCCAGCGGGTTCCTGGCATTGA
- a CDS encoding trigger factor: MSSIVIPQLAASYEQDDLSLSMSLPQVEAPSLEGLSITLSPPAAFTPEQVQERFLELARPLATERYRYPSEKLAWGDEILFDIVGYSRGELIPFSLRTDVWMTLAPEPLLPGLYEALVGRSPRENLAVDITLPGDYPVESLRGAPARFSLQLKGAREVTYPELSSPAFLRAFGYGDTLAQATRAVLRQMEAEATQLLLCQVQRQVLATVAARTRVKVPAELIDEEIRRRWSTSEGRAMSRLGFDEALREASLRAWLRDESTRAEVELRLRIALALGAICKRDGVTPSREKVEKLIRDEANAAGLPVEQVVAALGAEPQNLARIDQVAWHLTAVEHVMSRASVRMAA; the protein is encoded by the coding sequence ATGAGCTCCATCGTGATTCCGCAGTTGGCCGCGTCGTACGAGCAGGACGATCTCTCGCTGTCGATGTCCCTGCCCCAGGTGGAGGCGCCCTCGCTCGAGGGGCTCTCCATCACGCTCTCCCCCCCGGCGGCGTTCACCCCGGAGCAGGTCCAGGAGCGCTTCCTGGAGCTGGCGCGCCCCCTGGCCACCGAGCGCTACCGCTATCCCAGCGAGAAGCTGGCGTGGGGGGACGAGATCCTGTTCGACATCGTGGGCTACAGCCGCGGCGAGCTCATCCCCTTCAGCCTGCGCACCGACGTGTGGATGACCCTGGCGCCCGAGCCCCTGCTGCCCGGGCTCTACGAAGCGCTCGTGGGCCGTTCGCCCCGGGAGAATCTCGCCGTGGATATCACCCTGCCCGGCGACTACCCGGTCGAGTCCCTGCGGGGGGCTCCCGCGCGCTTCTCCCTGCAACTCAAGGGGGCACGTGAGGTGACCTATCCCGAGCTGAGCAGCCCCGCCTTCCTGCGGGCCTTCGGCTACGGCGACACACTCGCGCAGGCCACGCGTGCCGTCCTGCGGCAGATGGAGGCGGAGGCCACGCAGTTGCTGCTGTGCCAGGTCCAGCGGCAGGTGCTGGCCACGGTGGCCGCGCGCACCCGGGTGAAGGTCCCCGCCGAGCTCATCGACGAGGAGATCCGCCGCCGTTGGAGCACCAGCGAGGGCCGCGCGATGAGCAGGCTTGGCTTCGATGAGGCGCTCCGGGAGGCGTCGCTCCGCGCGTGGCTGCGGGACGAGTCGACGCGGGCCGAGGTGGAGCTGCGGCTGCGCATCGCCCTGGCCCTGGGCGCCATCTGCAAGCGGGACGGGGTGACCCCGAGCCGGGAGAAGGTGGAGAAGCTCATCCGGGACGAGGCGAACGCCGCCGGACTGCCGGTGGAACAGGTGGTCGCCGCCCTGGGCGCCGAGCCCCAGAACCTGGCCCGGATCGATCAGGTGGCCTGGCACCTCACGGCCGTGGAGCACGTCATGAGCCGGGCCAGCGTCCGCATGGCGGCCTGA
- a CDS encoding FAD-binding oxidoreductase yields the protein MDRLREALEAWRRELGGDNVLTDESTLVRARTATFATTQDVGAVLRPGNTEEVRACLRIAQEMRIPVTPVSAGRNQGYGSRVPARSGVLLDLGRMNRVLEFDEELAYLTVEPGVSFEQAHAFLEERGSRLQLATIGGPPQSSLIGNALERGDGTGPHGDIFQYVCGLEVVLPTGECLRTGPGRYPHAQAASVLRWGAGPGLDGLFSQSNLGVVTRMTFWLAPRADCLRLVSGVLEDPSQLGPVVERLRLLRMEGTLREAFSLWNDYKVMSVLGQYPWEATRGLTPLPESHRARLRAELNVSPWHLSFVLEAPSETQARAAQERVERVLEGAVPTLSCMREDEVGPGSLRQVPSARNLRMMYWRKRSPPPEVPEPERDGCGFIWLSCAVPMTGPHLETALALAEPLPLRFGFEPNLCVLGVSARCAYLVVAIIYDREVEGEDARALACHQALQQVLGEAGYYPARLGIQSPVLPFVPEDDSPRVLRTLKAALDPHGILAPGRYLP from the coding sequence ATGGATCGGCTGCGGGAGGCGCTCGAGGCGTGGCGTCGGGAGCTGGGCGGGGACAACGTGCTCACCGACGAGTCGACGCTCGTCCGGGCGCGCACGGCGACCTTCGCGACCACCCAGGATGTCGGTGCGGTGCTGCGTCCCGGAAACACCGAGGAGGTGCGCGCCTGCCTGCGCATCGCCCAGGAGATGCGCATCCCCGTCACCCCGGTGAGCGCCGGGCGCAACCAGGGCTATGGCTCGCGAGTGCCGGCGCGCAGCGGCGTGCTGCTGGACCTGGGCCGGATGAATCGCGTGCTCGAATTCGACGAGGAGCTGGCGTACCTCACGGTGGAGCCGGGCGTCTCGTTCGAACAAGCGCATGCCTTCCTGGAGGAGCGAGGCTCGCGGCTGCAGCTGGCCACCATCGGCGGGCCGCCCCAGTCGAGCCTCATCGGCAACGCGCTCGAGCGGGGGGACGGAACGGGGCCTCACGGGGACATCTTCCAGTACGTGTGTGGCCTGGAGGTGGTGCTGCCCACGGGCGAATGCCTTCGCACCGGGCCCGGGCGCTATCCCCATGCCCAGGCGGCGTCCGTGCTGCGCTGGGGCGCGGGCCCCGGCCTGGATGGGCTCTTCAGCCAGTCGAACCTGGGGGTCGTGACGCGGATGACCTTCTGGCTGGCGCCGCGAGCGGACTGCCTGAGGCTGGTGTCGGGCGTGCTCGAGGATCCCTCGCAGCTGGGCCCGGTGGTGGAGCGGCTGCGGCTGCTGCGGATGGAGGGCACCCTGCGCGAGGCCTTCTCGCTGTGGAACGACTACAAGGTGATGTCCGTGCTCGGCCAGTATCCGTGGGAGGCGACCCGGGGGCTCACGCCGCTGCCGGAGTCGCACCGCGCGAGGCTGCGCGCCGAGCTGAACGTCTCGCCCTGGCACCTGAGCTTCGTGCTCGAGGCCCCGAGCGAAACACAGGCACGGGCGGCGCAGGAGCGGGTGGAGCGCGTGCTGGAGGGGGCCGTGCCCACCCTCTCCTGCATGCGGGAGGACGAGGTGGGGCCGGGCTCACTCCGGCAGGTGCCCTCGGCGCGCAACCTTCGGATGATGTACTGGCGCAAGCGCTCGCCCCCACCCGAGGTGCCGGAGCCGGAGCGCGACGGGTGCGGCTTCATCTGGCTGTCATGCGCCGTGCCGATGACGGGCCCCCACCTGGAGACGGCGCTGGCGCTCGCCGAGCCCCTGCCGCTCCGGTTCGGCTTCGAGCCCAACCTGTGCGTGCTGGGCGTCTCGGCGCGCTGTGCCTACCTGGTGGTGGCGATCATCTATGACCGGGAGGTGGAAGGAGAGGACGCTCGTGCGCTGGCCTGCCACCAGGCGTTGCAGCAGGTCCTGGGAGAAGCGGGCTACTACCCGGCGCGGTTGGGCATCCAGTCGCCCGTGCTCCCCTTCGTGCCGGAGGATGACTCGCCGAGGGTGTTGCGGACGCTCAAGGCCGCGCTGGACCCCCACGGCATCCTCGCCCCCGGGCGCTACCTGCCGTGA
- a CDS encoding RibD family protein yields MNGAKRPYVICHMIPSVDGRIVTTSWKLPSSAHAEYERTARTFDADAWMIGRISMEPYAGKARVPARKVQHPIPRTDFIARRDAESYAIALDPSGKLTWKSSSIDEEHVITVLTEAVSDDYLAFLQSKGVSYLFGGKTDLNLKRVLEKLRKEFGIKKLLLEGGGKINGSFLAADLIDELSVLVAPIADGAIGTPALFDAREGKGPARHLKLVSFEKRRGDLLWLRYKLKR; encoded by the coding sequence ATGAATGGAGCGAAGCGGCCGTACGTGATTTGTCACATGATTCCCTCCGTCGATGGGCGGATCGTCACCACGAGCTGGAAGCTCCCATCCAGCGCCCATGCCGAGTACGAGCGTACGGCCCGGACCTTCGACGCCGATGCGTGGATGATCGGCCGGATTTCGATGGAGCCCTACGCCGGGAAGGCAAGGGTTCCGGCGCGCAAGGTGCAGCACCCGATTCCGAGGACGGACTTCATCGCCAGGCGCGATGCGGAGTCCTACGCCATCGCCCTGGACCCCTCCGGGAAGCTCACCTGGAAGTCGAGCTCCATCGACGAGGAGCACGTGATTACGGTCCTCACCGAGGCGGTCTCGGACGACTACCTGGCCTTCCTTCAATCCAAGGGCGTCTCCTACCTGTTTGGCGGCAAGACGGACTTGAACCTGAAGAGGGTGCTCGAAAAGCTCAGGAAGGAGTTCGGCATCAAGAAGCTGCTTCTCGAAGGCGGCGGGAAGATCAACGGCTCCTTCCTGGCCGCGGATCTCATCGACGAGCTGAGCGTGCTGGTGGCGCCCATCGCGGACGGTGCCATCGGTACCCCGGCGCTCTTCGATGCGAGAGAGGGAAAGGGGCCCGCTCGCCACCTGAAGCTGGTGTCCTTCGAGAAGCGCAGGGGTGACCTGCTCTGGCTGCGCTACAAGCTGAAGCGCTGA